One stretch of Castor canadensis chromosome 14, mCasCan1.hap1v2, whole genome shotgun sequence DNA includes these proteins:
- the LOC109698363 gene encoding uncharacterized protein encodes MKGPTASAQTMREELEGNSIGEGGGVGSNCPIRRAAGGGGNSRRSALGLRCLFGRSWCFGSDLGSVRRILCLAVTCDPGRREEDTGHRQTDMDSVTFEDVVVNFTLEEWDLLDLSQKNLYRDVVGEIFMNLASIGEKWDQNIKDWYRNQGRNLSNHIAEGLCEIEEGHQCEQTFTQVLDHDLNKRGPAGVNPCACSVCGMVFMPEPSFSSPLSSHTGHQEYEGKSHKCTRCKKTLSYYYYRSHPGEKPTESQEHKEAFLSLPSLGGFVVAHTGGGPHKCNVCGKGLQYPSSLRIHERTHTGEKPYQCEQCGKAFSCLGSVRRHQRTHTGEKPYECKECGKVFSSLSGLQGHTIRHTGGGPYKCKECGKVFNSPSALRKHERTHTGEKPFSCKYCGKAFICSTSVRKHERTHTGEKPYECKRCGKAFISHSGLQGHMIRHTGEGPYKCKFCGKAFGSPSAVLRHESAHVV; translated from the exons GGCGAAGGGGGCGGGGTCGGGAGTAACTGTCCAATCAGACGCGCCGCTGGAGGGGGCGGGAACTCGCGACGCAGCGCGCTCGGACTTCGGTGTTTATTCGGAAGAAGCTGGTGTTTCGGGTCTGACCTCGGTTCTGTCCGCCGCATCCTCTGTCTTGCTGTGACCTGTGACCCTGGGCGCCGCGAGGAGGACACGGGACACCGGCAGACGGACATG GACTcagtgacctttgaggatgtggtCGTGAACTTCACCTTGGAGGAGTGGGATCTGCTGGATCTATCCCAGAAGAATCTCTACAGAGATGTTGTGGGGGAAATCTTTATGAACTTGGCCTCTATAG GGGAAAAATGGGACCAGAACATCAAAGATTGGTACAGAAATCAGGGGAGAAATTTAAG caacCATATTGCAGAGGGACTCTGTGAAATTGAAGAAGGTCATCAGTGTGAACAAACCTTCACCCAGGTTCTTGATCATGATCTGAACAAGAGAGGTCCTGCTGGAGTAAACCCGTGTGCATGTAGCGTGTGTGGAATGGTCTTCATGCCTGAGCCTTCCTTCAGTAGTCCTCTCAGCTCTCACACGGGACATCAGGAATATGAAGGGAAGTCACATAAATGCACACGGTGCAAGAAAACCTTAAGTTATTACTATTACAGGAGTCACCCTGGAGAGAAACCCACTGAATCTCAGGAGCATAAGGaggccttcctttctctccccagcCTTGGAGGATTTGTGGTGGCGCACACTGGTGGCGGGCCTCATAAGTGTAATGTGTGTGGAAAGGGCTTGCAGTACCCCAGTTCACTTAGAATCCATGAGAGGacccacactggagagaagccgtATCAGTGTGAGCAGTGTGGCAAGGCCTTCAGTTGTTTGGGCTCAGTTCGAAGGCATCAGAGGACGCACACTGGTGAGAAGCCCTATGAGTGTAAGGAGTGTGGGAAAGTGTTCAGCTCGCTCTCGGGTCTTCAAGGACACACGATAAGGCACACCGGAGGCGGCCCTTAcaaatgtaaggaatgtgggaaagtCTTCAACTCTCCCAGTGCGctcagaaaacatgaaagaactcacactggagagaaacctttcTCATGTAAATATTGTGGCAAAGCCTTCATTTGTTCAACTTCAGTTCGGAAACACGAAAGGAcgcacactggagagaagccctatgaatgcAAGcggtgtgggaaagccttcatctCCCACTCGGGCCTTCAAGGACACATGATAAGGCACACTGGAGAGGGACCTTACAAATGTAAATTTTGCGGGAAGGCCTTTGGCTCTCCCAGTGCCGTTCTAAGGCACGAAAGCGCTCATGTTGTTTAG